Below is a window of Desulfonatronum sp. SC1 DNA.
AAAGGGCCATCCACATCGCCAACCTTGCGTATGTAAACCTGAACTATTTCAGTTCCGTCACGCTTGCCACGGTTTCTTACAGGAATTGTGAGTTTGGTTGATTCATCGGCACCAAGAACCGTTTTACTGGCAGAGGCATTACCCATCTCAAATCTGGTATAACTTAACCCGAATCCAAATGGAAACAATACATCTGTTGTATAACGATAGGTACGACCTTTCATG
It encodes the following:
- a CDS encoding fibronectin type III-like domain-contianing protein, which encodes MKGRTYRYTTDVLFPFGFGLSYTRFEMGNASASKTVLGADESTKLTIPVRNRGKRDGTEIVQVYIRKVGDVDGPLKTLRGFQRVEVAAGKTQNAVIELDSSSFEFYDWNKRQMAVTPGDYEVLYGNSSDDKDLKVLNIKIQ